A single window of Halobacterium jilantaiense DNA harbors:
- a CDS encoding DNA-3-methyladenine glycosylase family protein, with product MSDPHELLRDDPDLGPLVDEHGALVVEPHADPFERLVVSIVRQQVSMDAADAIEQRLFDAVEATPEAMAAADPAVLRDAGLSSQKTEYVRNVAEAFTERGYDHDYFRDLTDDAVRDELTSISGVGPWTADMFLMFGLGREDVFPVGDLGIRKGMQSLFGEGTTRAEMRDIAERWQPYRSYAALYVWRAYEG from the coding sequence GTGAGCGACCCACACGAACTCCTGCGCGACGATCCCGACCTTGGGCCGCTGGTCGACGAGCACGGGGCGCTCGTCGTCGAACCCCACGCGGACCCCTTCGAGCGACTCGTCGTCTCTATCGTCCGCCAGCAGGTGTCGATGGACGCCGCGGACGCCATCGAACAGCGGCTGTTCGACGCCGTCGAGGCGACCCCGGAAGCGATGGCGGCCGCCGACCCTGCCGTCCTCCGGGACGCGGGGCTCTCCAGCCAGAAGACCGAGTACGTGCGGAACGTCGCCGAGGCGTTCACCGAGCGCGGCTACGACCACGACTACTTCCGCGACCTGACCGACGACGCCGTCCGCGACGAACTCACGTCCATCTCCGGTGTCGGCCCGTGGACGGCGGACATGTTCCTCATGTTCGGCCTCGGCCGCGAGGACGTCTTCCCGGTCGGCGACCTCGGCATCCGGAAGGGGATGCAGTCACTGTTCGGGGAAGGCACGACACGCGCCGAGATGCGGGACATCGCGGAGCGCTGGCAGCCGTACCGGTCGTACGCGGCGCTGTACGTCTGGCGGGCGTACGAGGGGTAG
- a CDS encoding 3-hydroxyacyl-CoA dehydrogenase/enoyl-CoA hydratase family protein, whose protein sequence is MDVDDIDTIAVLGAGNMGHGIAEVAAMAGFDVHLRDINEEFVQNGYDQIEWSLGKLAENDQLSEAEADAALDRVEAYVDLEAAVEDVDFVIEAVPEKMEIKEDVYTDLEAAAPEDAVFATNTSSLSITDLSEFTERPERFCGMHFFNPPVRMQLVEVISGGHTDDEVLDLTEDLAEEMGKTPVRVRKDSPGFIVNRILVPLLNEAAWLVHDDVATIAEVDSTTKYDLGLPMGAFELADQVGIDVSLDVLDYMQDVLGDTYEPCPLLVEKVEAEDLGKKSGAGFYDYENGGADVPTDEIRQDVADRLTAVMANEVAKLVGGDVADPAEIDEAVMLGAGYPDGPAKMADAAGLAHLHETLVDAHEASDHPRYEPAETLAEMAESDETFHGSGDEDAGDGRDFDAVTVTVDGNVGHIELDRPHRMNTISGELLDDLSDAIDVVADDEDVRAILLTGAGDKAFSAGADVTSMAGNADPVDAVELSRKGQQTFGKLEAADEPVLAAIDGYCLGGGMEMATCADMRLATERSELGQPEHDLGLLPGWGGTQRLKNIVGEGRAKEIIFTADRFDPETMADYGFINEVVANDEFEDRAWELARDLAAGPPIAMKYTKRAMLAGRDDTDAGLQVEAQSFGQLMNTQDLMEGVSAFSADRDPDFQGE, encoded by the coding sequence ATGGACGTAGACGACATCGACACGATTGCAGTGCTCGGCGCTGGCAACATGGGCCACGGCATCGCGGAGGTCGCGGCCATGGCCGGCTTCGACGTCCACCTCCGGGACATCAACGAGGAGTTCGTGCAGAACGGCTACGACCAGATCGAGTGGTCGCTCGGCAAGCTCGCCGAGAACGACCAGCTCTCCGAGGCGGAAGCCGACGCCGCACTCGACCGCGTCGAGGCGTACGTAGACCTCGAAGCGGCCGTCGAGGACGTCGACTTCGTCATCGAAGCGGTCCCCGAGAAGATGGAGATCAAGGAGGACGTGTACACGGACCTCGAAGCGGCCGCGCCCGAGGACGCCGTGTTCGCGACGAACACGTCCAGCCTCTCCATCACCGACCTCTCCGAGTTCACCGAGCGCCCCGAGCGCTTCTGCGGGATGCACTTCTTCAACCCGCCGGTCCGGATGCAGCTCGTCGAGGTCATCTCCGGCGGGCACACCGACGACGAGGTGCTCGACCTCACCGAGGACCTCGCGGAGGAGATGGGGAAGACGCCCGTCCGCGTCCGCAAGGATTCGCCGGGCTTCATCGTCAACCGCATCCTCGTCCCGCTCCTGAACGAGGCTGCGTGGCTCGTCCACGACGACGTCGCCACCATCGCCGAAGTCGACTCCACGACGAAGTACGACCTCGGGCTGCCGATGGGTGCCTTCGAGCTCGCCGACCAGGTCGGCATCGACGTCTCACTGGACGTCCTCGACTACATGCAGGACGTGCTCGGTGACACCTACGAGCCGTGCCCGCTGCTCGTCGAGAAGGTCGAGGCCGAAGACCTCGGGAAGAAGTCCGGAGCCGGCTTCTACGACTACGAGAACGGCGGCGCAGACGTCCCGACGGACGAGATTCGTCAGGACGTCGCCGACCGCCTCACGGCCGTGATGGCCAACGAGGTCGCGAAGCTCGTCGGCGGCGACGTCGCGGACCCCGCGGAAATCGACGAGGCAGTGATGCTCGGCGCGGGCTACCCCGACGGCCCCGCGAAGATGGCCGACGCGGCCGGGCTCGCGCACCTCCACGAGACGCTCGTCGACGCCCACGAGGCCAGCGACCACCCCCGCTACGAGCCCGCCGAGACGCTCGCCGAGATGGCCGAGTCCGACGAGACGTTCCACGGGAGCGGCGACGAGGACGCCGGTGACGGCCGCGACTTCGACGCTGTCACCGTCACGGTCGACGGCAACGTCGGGCACATCGAACTCGACCGCCCGCACCGCATGAACACCATCAGCGGCGAACTGCTCGACGACCTCTCCGACGCCATCGACGTGGTCGCCGACGACGAGGACGTTCGCGCGATTCTGCTGACGGGTGCCGGCGACAAGGCGTTCTCCGCGGGAGCCGACGTCACCTCGATGGCCGGCAACGCCGACCCCGTCGACGCCGTCGAGCTCTCCCGGAAGGGCCAGCAGACGTTCGGCAAGCTCGAAGCGGCCGACGAGCCCGTACTCGCCGCCATCGACGGCTACTGTCTCGGCGGCGGGATGGAGATGGCGACGTGCGCCGACATGCGTCTCGCGACCGAACGCAGCGAACTCGGGCAGCCCGAGCACGACCTCGGCCTCCTCCCGGGCTGGGGCGGCACGCAGCGCCTGAAGAACATCGTCGGTGAGGGCCGCGCGAAGGAGATTATCTTCACCGCCGACCGCTTCGACCCCGAGACGATGGCCGACTACGGCTTCATCAACGAGGTTGTCGCCAACGACGAGTTCGAGGACCGCGCGTGGGAACTCGCCCGCGACCTCGCCGCCGGCCCGCCCATCGCCATGAAGTACACGAAGCGCGCGATGCTCGCCGGCCGCGACGACACCGACGCCGGCCTCCAAGTCGAAGCGCAGTCCTTCGGCCAGCTGATGAACACGCAGGACCTCATGGAGGGCGTCAGCGCGTTCTCCGCGGACCGCGACCCCGACTTCCAGGGCGAGTAA
- a CDS encoding acyl-CoA synthetase: MSTTYEEAVSSFEWDVPDDFALPNVLADHAAEFGNRLAVRFRHEDGWLAERTFGEIHEDAQRFANALADLGVDQGDRVMHLFPRHPDAFAIQAGVLARGALLVPCSAMLQSKDVSFRAEDCEATTVVVHESLTDMVEQALDETALETVVVLDANGDPEPENWHAYGSLVDDQSTDHDGPDLAADDPMSINYTSGTTGRPKPVLHKHRWLHCFERVNGPYWWGVDRDTDVEDELLWATTGTGWAKWFWSPVGVALVTGAPQFVYEGEFDAGTYLDLLESEGVTRLCAVPTQYRMFTQRDDLDDYDLALAEALSAGEPLNREPIAAFEDAFGLTPRDGYGQTETVALVTNYPGIDVKPGSMGKPAPGVGTTIIDTRDEEEVDVGETGEIAVPIDSPAIFDGYYESPDLDDRTFHGDYYRTGDLARRDEDGYFFFEGRADDIIISSGYRIGPFEVEDALVGHDAVAEAAAVASPHDERGNVVKAYVVLADGHDGSDDLVDDLQDYMKSETAPYKYPRRIEFVDELPTTSSGKIRRIELREREQSKFGE, translated from the coding sequence GTGTCAACGACATACGAAGAAGCCGTCAGTTCCTTCGAGTGGGACGTGCCCGACGACTTCGCGCTCCCGAACGTGCTCGCCGACCACGCCGCCGAGTTCGGGAACCGACTCGCCGTCCGGTTCCGGCACGAGGACGGCTGGCTGGCCGAACGGACCTTCGGAGAGATTCACGAGGACGCCCAGCGGTTCGCGAACGCGCTCGCAGACCTCGGTGTCGATCAGGGCGACCGCGTGATGCACCTCTTCCCCCGGCACCCGGACGCGTTCGCCATTCAGGCCGGCGTCCTCGCCCGGGGCGCGCTGCTCGTGCCGTGTTCGGCGATGCTCCAGTCGAAAGACGTCTCGTTCCGCGCCGAGGACTGCGAAGCCACGACCGTCGTGGTCCACGAGTCGCTCACGGACATGGTCGAACAGGCCCTCGACGAGACGGCGCTGGAGACTGTCGTCGTCCTCGACGCCAACGGGGACCCCGAGCCCGAGAACTGGCACGCCTACGGCTCGCTCGTCGACGACCAGTCGACGGACCACGACGGCCCCGACCTGGCGGCCGACGACCCGATGTCAATCAACTACACGAGCGGCACCACCGGCCGCCCCAAGCCCGTCCTCCACAAGCACCGGTGGCTGCACTGCTTCGAGCGCGTGAACGGCCCGTACTGGTGGGGCGTCGACCGCGACACCGACGTCGAGGACGAGCTGCTGTGGGCGACGACCGGAACCGGCTGGGCGAAGTGGTTCTGGAGCCCCGTCGGCGTCGCGCTCGTCACGGGCGCTCCGCAGTTCGTGTACGAGGGCGAGTTCGACGCCGGCACCTACCTCGACCTCCTCGAATCCGAGGGCGTCACGCGGCTCTGCGCGGTCCCGACCCAGTACCGGATGTTCACGCAGCGCGACGACCTCGACGACTACGACCTCGCGCTGGCGGAAGCCCTCTCCGCCGGCGAGCCGCTGAACCGCGAGCCAATCGCGGCGTTCGAGGACGCGTTCGGTCTCACGCCCCGCGACGGCTACGGGCAGACGGAGACCGTCGCGCTCGTCACGAACTACCCCGGCATCGACGTGAAGCCCGGAAGCATGGGCAAGCCCGCACCCGGCGTCGGCACCACCATCATCGACACCCGCGACGAGGAAGAGGTCGACGTCGGCGAAACCGGCGAAATCGCAGTCCCCATCGACTCGCCGGCCATCTTCGACGGCTACTACGAGAGCCCCGACCTCGACGACCGGACGTTCCACGGCGACTACTACCGGACTGGCGACCTCGCGCGCCGCGACGAAGACGGCTACTTCTTCTTCGAGGGGCGCGCCGACGACATCATCATCTCCTCGGGCTACCGAATCGGCCCCTTCGAGGTCGAGGACGCGCTCGTCGGCCACGACGCCGTCGCCGAAGCAGCCGCTGTCGCCAGCCCCCACGACGAGCGCGGGAACGTCGTCAAAGCCTACGTCGTACTCGCTGACGGCCACGACGGTAGCGACGACCTCGTCGACGACCTCCAGGACTACATGAAATCGGAGACGGCCCCGTACAAGTACCCGCGCCGCATCGAGTTCGTCGACGAACTCCCAACCACGTCCAGCGGGAAGATTCGCCGCATCGAACTCCGCGAGCGCGAACAGTCGAAGTTCGGAGAGTAA
- a CDS encoding GNAT family N-acetyltransferase, with translation MVTVRPAAPDDRPRIRECHVAAVRESGPDAYDERQVAAWADTGEPVEDYPVESDGHYLVVAELHDVTATNADVVGYGHLVPTEGEIRAVYVHPDAGGRSVGSALLDALEARARDLRLDSLSLTASLNAVDFYEQAGYERAGRDTYSTIHDGETVELDIEQMTKRL, from the coding sequence ATGGTCACCGTCCGTCCCGCAGCCCCGGACGACCGCCCTCGCATCCGCGAGTGCCACGTCGCCGCCGTCCGCGAGTCCGGCCCCGACGCCTACGACGAGCGGCAGGTCGCGGCGTGGGCGGACACGGGCGAACCGGTCGAGGACTACCCCGTGGAGAGCGACGGCCACTATCTGGTCGTCGCGGAACTCCACGACGTGACCGCGACTAACGCCGACGTGGTGGGCTACGGCCACCTCGTCCCGACCGAGGGCGAGATTCGGGCGGTCTACGTCCACCCCGACGCCGGCGGCCGGAGCGTCGGCAGCGCGCTCCTCGACGCGCTCGAAGCACGCGCTCGCGACCTCAGACTCGACTCGCTCTCGCTGACGGCGTCACTGAACGCCGTCGACTTCTACGAGCAGGCGGGCTACGAGCGCGCGGGACGGGACACGTACTCGACAATCCACGACGGCGAGACCGTCGAACTCGACATCGAGCAGATGACGAAACGCCTCTAG
- a CDS encoding S9 family peptidase produces the protein MTDDDLLEAVARLPTVSQPTPSPDGDAVAFVWDDTGRNELHLAALDTGETTQLSDGELPRSTVLPLLWSEDGERVYYHRDDAGDEQFDLCAADRDGTHETVVDLDGQNRLLATDGDDLLFASTASGQLNVHRYDADAGEQRQLTDRDRPVYSATPSPSDERIAVTGVHPEDLDGHEVVLVDAEGNRERTLDLGDASSEFSAADWHPDGDRLLVGDDSTGVHRVGVYDLADDSVDWLSDGTDPEQAAAVSPDGRHALATRMRDASAVPVVYDLETGDGRELDLPDGVTWPCGMGAVADPFVDDGTVVFTHQTAAERPSAITYDLASDDATTVQPADYGDLDPDTFVDATYHTYEAPDGTEIGGLLYEPEREDGEAVPGVVQVHGGPHWQSMRRFNTTVQFLATQGYAVFRPNYRGSTGRGREFKHAVRGDWGGAEQDDIAEAGRWLADRDGVDADRIAVTGASYGGYSAYCQLVQQPDLWDAVVARVGITDLHALYEEDMPHFKTSLRQQMGDPEENRDLWRDRSPVEHVERAESPLCVVHGVNDPRCPISQARIFRDALESERGWTAGEEFEYHELGAEGHGSADQEQKVRTFELLGSFLDDRL, from the coding sequence GTGACAGACGACGACCTCCTCGAAGCAGTCGCACGACTCCCCACCGTCTCCCAGCCCACGCCGTCCCCCGACGGCGACGCGGTGGCGTTCGTCTGGGACGACACCGGACGCAACGAGCTCCACCTCGCGGCCCTCGACACGGGCGAGACGACACAGCTCAGCGACGGCGAGCTACCGCGCAGCACCGTCCTCCCGCTGCTCTGGAGCGAGGACGGCGAGCGCGTCTACTACCACCGCGACGACGCCGGCGACGAGCAGTTCGACCTCTGTGCCGCCGACCGCGACGGCACCCACGAGACGGTCGTCGACCTCGACGGCCAGAACCGCCTGCTCGCGACCGACGGCGACGACCTCCTGTTCGCGTCGACGGCCAGCGGCCAACTGAACGTCCACCGCTACGACGCCGACGCGGGCGAGCAGCGACAGCTTACCGACCGCGACCGCCCGGTCTACAGCGCCACACCGTCCCCGTCCGACGAGCGCATCGCTGTCACCGGCGTCCACCCGGAAGACCTCGACGGTCACGAAGTCGTCCTCGTCGACGCCGAGGGCAACCGGGAACGGACCCTCGACCTCGGCGACGCGTCCTCGGAGTTCTCGGCGGCCGACTGGCACCCGGACGGCGACCGGCTGCTCGTCGGCGACGACTCGACCGGCGTCCACCGCGTCGGCGTCTACGACCTCGCGGACGACAGCGTCGACTGGCTCTCGGACGGCACCGACCCCGAACAGGCCGCCGCGGTCTCCCCTGACGGCCGACACGCGCTGGCGACCCGGATGCGGGACGCGAGCGCCGTCCCCGTCGTCTACGACCTGGAGACCGGCGACGGCCGCGAACTCGACCTGCCGGACGGCGTCACGTGGCCCTGCGGCATGGGCGCGGTGGCCGACCCGTTCGTCGACGACGGCACCGTCGTCTTCACCCACCAGACCGCGGCCGAACGCCCGAGCGCGATTACCTACGACCTCGCGAGCGACGACGCGACGACGGTCCAGCCCGCCGACTACGGCGACCTCGACCCCGACACCTTCGTCGACGCGACCTACCACACCTACGAGGCCCCGGACGGCACCGAAATCGGCGGCCTGCTGTACGAGCCGGAACGCGAGGACGGCGAGGCGGTGCCGGGCGTCGTTCAGGTCCACGGCGGCCCGCACTGGCAGTCGATGCGGCGGTTCAACACCACCGTCCAGTTCCTCGCGACCCAGGGGTACGCGGTCTTCCGGCCGAACTACCGGGGGTCGACGGGCCGCGGCCGCGAGTTCAAGCACGCCGTCCGCGGCGACTGGGGCGGAGCCGAGCAGGACGACATCGCCGAGGCGGGCCGCTGGCTCGCCGACCGCGACGGCGTCGACGCCGACCGAATCGCAGTCACCGGCGCGTCCTACGGCGGCTACTCGGCGTACTGCCAGCTCGTCCAGCAGCCGGACCTCTGGGACGCCGTCGTCGCGCGCGTCGGCATCACCGACCTCCACGCGCTCTACGAGGAGGACATGCCGCACTTCAAGACGTCGCTGCGCCAGCAGATGGGCGACCCCGAGGAGAACCGCGACCTCTGGCGGGACCGGTCGCCGGTCGAACACGTCGAACGCGCGGAGTCCCCGCTCTGCGTCGTCCACGGCGTGAACGACCCGCGCTGCCCGATCTCGCAGGCCCGCATCTTCAGGGATGCTCTCGAGTCCGAGCGCGGCTGGACGGCCGGCGAGGAGTTCGAGTACCACGAGCTCGGCGCGGAAGGCCACGGCTCCGCCGACCAGGAGCAGAAGGTCCGGACGTTCGAACTGCTCGGGTCGTTCCTCGACGACCGGCTCTGA
- a CDS encoding calcium-binding protein has protein sequence MFRSRRRVVTVVVALVVAGLAVGGVPAAVGDDADSGVVDVAVTGAGAATVEDDQQFVWQDRQTDVVATVVDFVEQSDSRYDTYWVRLTRDADREYQPRTDDSIAVEKVTLRELEKRNVTLSVPPSELSRGVHELHVSMYEPSTGANARVNETTLSVRVARESGDLDRDGLRNVDEVDEGTELLTADTDEDGLVDGLEVRVFGSDPTAVDTDDDGVRDAHEVQNASAPGLVDTDGDGLVDLEEILDRTSPSAADADLDGLPDPVERELGTDSQERDTDGDGLADPVEVAVYGTNATVVDSDGDGLADGEEVERFGTDPTDADTDGDGTPDGHEVLAGTDPAEAPTDNEDDTEADSESLFGALTPLQELGAVLARVVTGLVGGGL, from the coding sequence GTGTTCAGGTCACGCCGCCGTGTCGTCACGGTCGTCGTCGCGCTGGTCGTCGCCGGGCTGGCGGTCGGGGGGGTTCCGGCAGCCGTCGGTGACGACGCCGACTCCGGCGTGGTCGACGTAGCAGTCACCGGGGCGGGCGCAGCGACCGTCGAGGACGACCAGCAGTTCGTCTGGCAGGACAGACAGACAGACGTCGTGGCGACGGTCGTCGACTTTGTCGAGCAGTCTGACAGCCGGTACGACACGTACTGGGTGCGGCTGACACGGGACGCCGACCGGGAGTATCAACCCCGGACTGACGACTCCATCGCCGTCGAGAAGGTGACGCTGCGGGAACTCGAGAAGCGCAACGTGACGCTGTCAGTGCCGCCGAGCGAGCTGTCGAGGGGCGTCCACGAACTCCACGTGTCGATGTACGAGCCGTCTACGGGCGCGAACGCCCGCGTGAACGAGACGACGCTGTCGGTGCGCGTGGCCAGAGAGAGCGGCGACCTCGACCGCGACGGCCTGCGGAACGTCGACGAGGTCGACGAGGGGACGGAGCTGTTGACAGCGGACACCGACGAGGACGGGCTCGTGGACGGTCTGGAAGTCCGCGTGTTCGGGAGCGACCCGACGGCTGTCGACACGGACGACGACGGCGTTCGGGACGCGCACGAGGTCCAGAACGCGAGCGCGCCCGGCCTCGTGGACACCGACGGGGACGGGCTCGTGGACCTCGAAGAGATTCTGGACCGCACGTCGCCGTCCGCCGCGGACGCCGACCTCGACGGCCTCCCGGACCCCGTCGAGCGCGAGCTCGGCACAGATTCACAGGAGCGTGACACCGACGGTGACGGGCTCGCTGACCCAGTAGAGGTCGCCGTCTACGGGACGAATGCGACCGTGGTCGACAGCGACGGTGACGGGCTCGCTGACGGCGAGGAGGTCGAGCGGTTCGGCACCGACCCGACCGACGCCGACACCGACGGGGACGGGACGCCGGACGGCCACGAGGTGCTCGCGGGCACCGACCCGGCCGAAGCACCCACCGACAACGAGGACGACACCGAGGCGGACAGCGAGTCGCTGTTCGGTGCGTTGACGCCGCTGCAGGAACTCGGAGCCGTGCTCGCCCGGGTCGTCACGGGACTGGTGGGTGGTGGGCTGTGA
- a CDS encoding right-handed parallel beta-helix repeat-containing protein yields MTRRPVAAVAAVVVGVAVVAGLGLAAGAAPSAAASPTFVEANVTSDTTWAADDGPYVVTADVTVTDGATLTVAEGTTVQVADGGTITVAGSLVAAGTADDPVAFTTARPDPQPGSWDTIRYTGDDDSRLRLANATVEYANTGISIESTAGRVTVRDSALENHVRAGVTATEREGTPRLRLVDSRVSGTGYAGVAIEVPATNPHVDRVSNVAVRGTDFEDTGQYGVLVRSRHVRDVTVTGGSVTGYEAGGVVVSTGALVAEVPTENTRSVSDLAVRGASLTDGTGHAVTVESGHLDEVAVTGNEIRRIDGDGVSVQRAADLDDVSVSGNTVAEATTGVSLTHRRSSGPVMSVSVELSGNDLRNNDRAGIGVNTDLLTVDRFAVRNNTLAGNGGDGARVSTPALTAAAFADNVARDNAGSGVELAAGRVEGVSVTGNALTANGDDGLRVRATSDLGGVTVAGNDLLDNGGAGTRVTGSTAAGPVAVRNNTIAANTVGVRLSGPSPVRVTNNTVAFNTRNEGREETFDTVGPATGVVVTNASGSGRVTDNDVYGHIVGLRAETEETLDVADNYWGAENGPFYASVNPDGDGNAVETEGAVADIVPFASASHHDELQRPTAALDANRTVAPTGGAVRFSAAASKVRSGDDVTYHFLVDGEPLPPQPSPVVTRTFDANGIHEVAVTVEDGNGVESVPEGRVSVDVRNASEFDTTTAAPMTTTPAAGNDTTTTAPPQGGENGGDGDQSLVSSLLSLFGLLGGLLYLAALVVGAYGTWATLQGEGPPTRGRNIHALAGLGVLVWLLGWLLGQGPLLFVGLGAALLWAGLTGGLYVLATR; encoded by the coding sequence GTGACCCGACGACCGGTCGCAGCCGTCGCCGCCGTCGTCGTGGGCGTCGCCGTCGTCGCGGGCCTCGGGCTAGCGGCCGGAGCGGCACCGAGTGCTGCCGCCAGCCCGACGTTCGTCGAGGCGAACGTCACGTCGGACACGACTTGGGCCGCCGACGACGGCCCGTACGTCGTCACGGCCGACGTGACCGTCACCGACGGCGCGACGCTCACCGTCGCCGAGGGAACCACCGTGCAGGTCGCCGACGGCGGGACAATCACGGTCGCTGGGAGTCTGGTCGCGGCCGGCACTGCCGACGACCCCGTGGCGTTCACGACGGCTCGACCGGACCCACAGCCCGGGTCGTGGGACACCATTAGGTACACCGGTGACGACGACTCGCGGCTCCGGCTCGCGAACGCGACCGTCGAGTACGCGAACACCGGCATCTCCATCGAGTCGACCGCAGGCCGGGTGACGGTGCGGGACTCGGCCCTCGAGAACCACGTTCGCGCCGGCGTCACGGCGACGGAACGCGAGGGCACGCCGCGGCTCCGACTCGTCGACTCGCGGGTCTCGGGGACCGGGTACGCCGGTGTCGCCATCGAGGTGCCGGCGACGAACCCCCACGTCGACCGCGTGTCGAACGTCGCCGTCCGCGGCACCGACTTCGAGGACACCGGCCAGTACGGCGTGCTCGTGCGTTCGCGCCACGTCCGTGACGTGACCGTCACCGGCGGCTCCGTCACGGGCTACGAGGCCGGCGGCGTCGTGGTGTCGACCGGCGCGCTCGTGGCCGAGGTGCCGACGGAGAACACGCGTAGCGTCTCCGACCTCGCAGTCCGCGGCGCGTCGCTCACCGACGGAACCGGACACGCCGTGACCGTCGAGAGCGGTCACCTCGACGAGGTCGCCGTCACGGGCAACGAGATTCGCCGAATCGACGGCGACGGCGTCAGCGTCCAGCGGGCCGCGGACCTCGACGATGTCTCCGTGTCCGGCAACACGGTTGCGGAAGCGACGACCGGCGTCTCGCTCACGCACCGCCGCAGCAGCGGGCCGGTGATGAGCGTCTCCGTCGAGCTGTCCGGCAACGACCTCCGGAACAACGACCGGGCCGGAATCGGCGTGAACACCGATCTGCTGACCGTCGACCGGTTCGCCGTCCGGAACAACACGCTCGCCGGGAACGGGGGCGACGGGGCCCGCGTCTCGACGCCGGCGCTCACGGCCGCCGCGTTCGCGGACAACGTCGCCCGCGACAACGCGGGTAGCGGTGTCGAACTGGCCGCCGGCCGCGTCGAGGGCGTGTCTGTCACCGGGAACGCGCTGACAGCGAACGGGGACGACGGCCTCCGCGTCCGTGCGACGAGCGACCTCGGCGGGGTCACCGTCGCCGGCAACGACCTGCTGGACAACGGCGGCGCGGGCACCAGAGTCACCGGCTCGACCGCGGCCGGTCCGGTCGCCGTCCGGAACAACACGATCGCCGCGAACACGGTCGGCGTTCGGCTGTCCGGGCCCTCGCCAGTGCGCGTGACGAACAACACGGTGGCGTTCAACACCCGAAACGAGGGCCGCGAGGAGACGTTCGACACCGTCGGCCCCGCGACAGGGGTCGTCGTCACCAACGCCTCCGGGTCGGGACGCGTCACGGACAACGACGTCTACGGACACATCGTCGGTCTGCGGGCCGAGACCGAGGAGACACTCGACGTGGCGGACAACTACTGGGGTGCCGAGAACGGTCCGTTCTACGCGAGCGTGAACCCCGACGGCGACGGGAACGCCGTCGAGACCGAGGGGGCCGTCGCCGACATCGTCCCATTCGCGTCGGCCAGCCACCACGACGAACTGCAGCGGCCGACCGCCGCCCTCGACGCCAACCGGACCGTCGCGCCGACCGGCGGTGCCGTCCGGTTCTCCGCGGCGGCCTCCAAAGTCCGCTCGGGCGACGACGTGACCTACCACTTCCTCGTCGACGGCGAGCCGCTGCCGCCGCAGCCGTCGCCGGTCGTCACCCGCACCTTCGACGCGAACGGGATCCACGAGGTCGCCGTCACCGTCGAGGACGGGAACGGCGTCGAGAGCGTCCCCGAAGGGCGCGTGTCGGTGGACGTGCGGAACGCCAGCGAGTTCGACACGACCACGGCGGCTCCGATGACGACCACGCCGGCTGCCGGCAACGACACCACGACGACCGCGCCGCCGCAGGGCGGCGAGAACGGCGGTGACGGCGACCAGTCACTGGTGTCCAGTCTCCTGTCGCTGTTCGGGCTCCTCGGCGGCCTGCTGTACCTCGCAGCGCTCGTCGTGGGGGCCTACGGCACGTGGGCGACCTTGCAGGGCGAGGGGCCGCCGACCCGCGGCCGGAACATCCACGCGCTGGCTGGACTCGGTGTACTCGTCTGGCTGCTCGGGTGGCTGCTCGGGCAGGGACCGCTGCTGTTCGTCGGGCTCGGCGCGGCACTGCTGTGGGCCGGCCTCACCGGCGGCCTCTACGTGCTGGCGACGCGCTGA
- a CDS encoding GtrA family protein, with product MLRTLLRDLLDSPVATQMRRFVVVGAFTAGVQMVLLWLFVDTGGLNYLVGAVIAIEITIVLTYVLNNAWTFKAIQNTGRAEYWTGLLKTNVVRGTAIPIQLAVLFVLVEWQSVPYLGSNAVAIVVSGLYRFVLDARWTWG from the coding sequence ATGCTCCGCACGCTCCTCCGTGACCTCCTGGACAGCCCGGTCGCCACCCAGATGCGTCGGTTCGTCGTCGTGGGTGCGTTCACGGCGGGCGTCCAGATGGTGTTGCTGTGGCTGTTCGTGGACACCGGCGGCCTGAACTATCTCGTCGGCGCGGTGATCGCGATCGAGATCACCATCGTTCTGACGTACGTGCTGAACAACGCGTGGACCTTCAAGGCGATACAGAACACGGGCCGGGCTGAGTACTGGACCGGGCTCCTGAAGACGAACGTCGTCCGCGGGACGGCGATTCCCATCCAGCTCGCCGTCCTGTTCGTGCTTGTCGAGTGGCAGAGCGTCCCCTACCTCGGCTCGAACGCGGTCGCTATCGTCGTCAGCGGGCTCTATCGGTTCGTGCTGGACGCCCGCTGGACATGGGGCTGA